The following are encoded in a window of Cycloclasticus pugetii PS-1 genomic DNA:
- the argE gene encoding acetylornithine deacetylase — protein sequence MLDMMRALIGTPSVSSTNQSLDQSNLPVIHLLADWLENLGFTVSVEPLSNHPGKANLIATIGPSHKGADGLVLSGHTDTVPYDEHHWQQDPFKLTEKNNHFYGLGSTDMKSFFALAIDVASRFNPKDFKRPLTILATADEESAMTGAQALTKKQFHHAKYAIIGEPTGLTPIRMHKGVMMESLVVTGQAGHSSNPNLGASATEGMHKVINELLKWRDDLQRKHQNPSFAITSPTMNIGSIHGGDNPNRICSHCETQIDIRPLPGMDIDTLRADLQKRLNNILSIDSKLTLAHRPIFAGVPAFETAANAKLTQMVESLTGKKAEAVAFGTEAPFLNRLGLETLVVGPGNIDQAHQANEYIPADQITPYCNFMQKIISNICIK from the coding sequence ATGCTTGACATGATGCGTGCCTTAATTGGCACGCCATCAGTCAGCAGCACTAATCAGTCGCTCGACCAGAGCAACCTTCCAGTTATTCACTTACTGGCCGATTGGTTAGAAAACCTTGGCTTCACTGTCTCAGTTGAACCGCTTTCAAACCACCCCGGAAAAGCCAATCTCATCGCCACCATCGGCCCTAGCCACAAAGGCGCAGATGGCTTGGTCCTTTCCGGGCATACCGATACAGTGCCTTATGATGAACATCATTGGCAACAAGACCCCTTTAAACTTACCGAAAAAAACAACCATTTCTATGGCTTAGGCAGTACTGACATGAAGTCTTTTTTCGCGCTGGCCATCGATGTTGCTTCACGCTTTAATCCTAAGGATTTCAAACGACCACTGACAATACTGGCCACTGCAGACGAAGAAAGTGCAATGACTGGGGCTCAAGCACTCACCAAAAAACAGTTCCATCATGCTAAGTATGCCATTATTGGCGAACCCACTGGATTAACACCCATTCGCATGCATAAAGGTGTGATGATGGAGTCTCTTGTTGTTACCGGGCAAGCTGGCCACTCTAGCAACCCTAATTTAGGCGCTAGCGCCACCGAAGGGATGCATAAAGTCATCAACGAGTTATTAAAATGGCGTGATGACTTACAACGCAAACACCAAAACCCAAGTTTTGCTATAACCTCACCAACGATGAATATCGGATCTATACATGGTGGCGACAACCCCAACAGAATTTGCTCGCACTGCGAAACTCAAATAGATATCAGACCACTACCTGGCATGGATATCGACACGTTAAGGGCCGACCTGCAAAAACGTCTCAACAACATACTTTCTATCGACAGTAAACTGACGCTAGCTCATCGCCCTATTTTTGCTGGCGTACCGGCCTTTGAAACAGCCGCTAATGCAAAACTGACTCAAATGGTCGAGTCTCTGACTGGCAAAAAAGCCGAAGCAGTTGCCTTTGGCACAGAAGCACCTTTTCTTAATAGACTTGGCCTTGAGACCCTCGTCGTCGGACCAGGGAACATTGACCAGGCTCACCAAGCTAATGAATACATTCCTGCGGATCAAATAACGCCTTATTGCAACTTTATGCAAAAAATAATCTCTAATATTTGCATAAAATAG
- the ilvD gene encoding dihydroxy-acid dehydratase, producing MSDKKNDSRKFSSQVVDGMERAPSRAMLHAVGFNDEDFKKPQVGVASTWAMVTPCNMHINGLADDAAKGVNAAGGKGVIFNTITISDGISMGTEGMKYSLTSREVIADSIETVVGCQGFDGVVAIGGCDKNMPGCMIALARLNRPAIFVYGGTILSGCHKQRKLDVISVFEAVGARANNLIDDDELHAIESKAIPGAGSCGGMYTANTMASAIEAMGMSLPNSSAQAAISTDKKKDCEDAGKAVLKLLELDIKPRDIMTRKAFENAITVVIALGGSTNAVLHLLAMAHSANVDLKLNDFTEIGKRVPMVADLKPSGKYSMGELIEIGGIQPLMKILLDAGLLHGDCLTVTGKTLAENLADVAPYPDDQDVIHSLDNAIKKDSHLVVLHGNLASEGAVAKITGKEGLGFTGTARVFDSEEDSMASILSGSIKEGDVLVIRYEGPKGGPGMREMLAPTSAIMGRGLGDKVAFITDGRFSGGTHGFVVGHITPEAFQGGAIAIVEDGDTITIDSVKNELRLHLDDEVIQQRLANWKQPKPRYTRGVLSKYAKLVSSASEGAVTDKTS from the coding sequence ATGTCAGACAAAAAGAACGATAGCAGAAAATTTTCCTCCCAAGTAGTGGATGGTATGGAACGCGCACCGAGTCGTGCAATGCTTCATGCGGTTGGCTTTAATGATGAAGATTTCAAAAAACCACAAGTCGGCGTCGCCTCCACATGGGCAATGGTGACCCCGTGTAATATGCACATTAATGGCCTAGCCGATGACGCAGCCAAAGGCGTTAATGCAGCCGGTGGCAAAGGGGTTATTTTTAACACCATCACCATTTCTGATGGCATTTCAATGGGCACCGAAGGCATGAAGTACTCGCTGACGTCTCGTGAAGTGATCGCCGATTCGATTGAAACTGTAGTTGGCTGTCAAGGTTTTGATGGTGTTGTTGCTATTGGTGGTTGTGATAAAAACATGCCCGGTTGCATGATTGCATTAGCGCGTCTAAATCGCCCAGCTATTTTTGTTTACGGCGGTACTATTTTATCGGGCTGCCATAAACAACGTAAATTAGATGTCATCTCAGTTTTTGAGGCCGTAGGCGCTCGTGCAAATAACCTGATTGATGACGACGAATTGCACGCCATCGAATCAAAAGCGATTCCTGGTGCTGGCTCATGCGGAGGCATGTACACCGCAAACACCATGGCCTCTGCTATTGAAGCGATGGGCATGAGCTTGCCGAACAGTTCTGCTCAAGCAGCTATTTCAACGGACAAGAAAAAAGATTGTGAAGATGCCGGTAAAGCTGTTTTAAAATTACTAGAGCTCGACATCAAGCCTCGCGATATCATGACCCGTAAAGCCTTTGAAAACGCTATTACCGTTGTGATTGCCCTAGGCGGATCAACCAATGCTGTTCTTCACCTATTAGCAATGGCACATAGCGCCAACGTTGACCTTAAATTAAACGACTTTACCGAAATCGGTAAACGCGTGCCAATGGTCGCCGACTTAAAACCCAGTGGAAAATATTCCATGGGTGAACTAATTGAAATTGGTGGCATTCAACCATTAATGAAAATACTCTTAGATGCTGGTTTATTGCATGGTGATTGTTTAACCGTTACCGGTAAAACGCTAGCTGAAAACTTAGCTGATGTTGCGCCTTACCCAGATGATCAAGATGTTATTCATTCGCTAGACAATGCCATCAAGAAAGACAGTCACCTCGTTGTCCTTCACGGTAACCTTGCCTCCGAAGGCGCTGTCGCTAAAATTACCGGCAAAGAAGGTCTTGGTTTTACAGGAACCGCTCGCGTCTTCGACTCTGAAGAAGATTCGATGGCCAGCATCCTTAGTGGATCCATCAAGGAAGGTGATGTTTTGGTTATTCGCTACGAAGGGCCTAAAGGCGGCCCTGGCATGAGAGAAATGTTAGCGCCAACATCAGCCATTATGGGCAGAGGACTGGGCGATAAAGTTGCCTTTATCACTGATGGCCGTTTTTCTGGTGGAACACATGGTTTTGTTGTGGGCCATATCACTCCCGAGGCGTTTCAAGGTGGGGCTATCGCTATTGTTGAAGATGGCGACACGATTACGATTGATAGCGTAAAAAATGAGTTACGTCTGCACCTAGACGATGAAGTCATTCAACAACGTCTTGCAAATTGGAAACAACCTAAACCGCGTTACACACGTGGCGTTCTTTCCAAATATGCAAAATTGGTCAGTTCAGCTTCAGAAGGCGCTGTGACTGATAAAACCAGCTAA
- a CDS encoding TIGR04211 family SH3 domain-containing protein translates to MKKILLILTLLTSTAIMAQPAYVSDELEIMVRSGKSSKHRIIATLKSGKMVNVIETDRPSGYSKIKLGNSREGWVLSRLLNKTPSAKSRLAKAEAELAALKTKFSDTSQQLTQLSSEKGSLDTETSELKEINTALSRELAQLKETSSNAVQILEERNQLQQRVVTIERELESLKRENDMLINSDALDWFLVGSGVLLLGIILGFILPKVSWRKKSSWQSSF, encoded by the coding sequence GTGAAAAAAATACTATTGATACTCACTCTTTTAACAAGTACTGCCATCATGGCGCAACCCGCTTATGTCTCAGATGAGCTCGAAATCATGGTTCGCTCTGGCAAAAGCTCTAAGCACCGTATTATCGCCACACTAAAAAGCGGCAAAATGGTCAACGTGATCGAGACTGACCGACCATCCGGTTATTCAAAAATCAAACTAGGTAACTCGCGCGAAGGCTGGGTTTTATCACGGTTATTAAACAAAACCCCTTCAGCCAAATCTCGTTTAGCCAAGGCTGAAGCCGAGCTGGCAGCGCTTAAAACCAAGTTCAGCGATACCAGCCAACAATTGACTCAGCTGAGCTCAGAAAAAGGCAGCCTAGATACCGAAACCTCTGAGTTAAAAGAAATCAACACTGCATTATCACGTGAATTAGCACAATTAAAGGAAACCTCCAGTAATGCCGTGCAAATTCTTGAAGAACGGAACCAGCTTCAACAACGCGTCGTAACGATTGAACGCGAACTAGAAAGCCTGAAAAGAGAAAATGATATGCTGATAAATAGTGACGCGTTAGATTGGTTCCTAGTCGGCTCCGGCGTCTTACTACTTGGTATTATCCTTGGTTTTATACTTCCAAAAGTTAGTTGGCGTAAAAAATCATCTTGGCAATCTTCATTCTAA
- the argF gene encoding ornithine carbamoyltransferase, producing MVKPRHFITLNDLSADELRSIIQRAIELKKMRVDGIIHEPLKNKVLAMIFEKSSTRTRISFETGMTQFGGSALFLSPRDTQLGRGEPIADSARVISRMVDGIMLRTNNHETVTTFASNSKVPVINGLTDRFHPCQLLADLQTWFELRGDIKGKRVCWVGDGNNMCQSYMNAAKLLDFQLTIACPVGYEPEQALLSATASHVELFQDAKLAARDADLVVTDVWASMGQEEEQKVREQAFKEYQVNSALMSVAKPDALFMHCLPAHRGEEVSPEVLDGKQSVVWDEAENRLHAQKALLEFLME from the coding sequence ATGGTGAAACCACGTCATTTTATTACCCTGAACGATTTAAGCGCCGACGAGTTACGCTCAATCATCCAGCGCGCTATCGAATTAAAAAAAATGCGTGTTGATGGCATTATTCATGAGCCCTTAAAGAATAAAGTTCTCGCGATGATTTTTGAAAAATCATCAACCCGCACTCGCATCTCATTTGAAACCGGCATGACGCAGTTCGGTGGTAGCGCATTATTTTTGTCCCCTCGCGACACGCAACTAGGACGAGGCGAACCCATTGCAGATTCTGCGCGTGTAATTTCCCGCATGGTAGACGGTATCATGTTACGTACCAACAACCACGAAACCGTGACTACATTTGCAAGCAACTCCAAAGTGCCTGTGATCAATGGCTTAACCGATCGTTTCCACCCTTGTCAGTTATTGGCCGATTTACAAACCTGGTTTGAATTACGTGGCGATATCAAAGGGAAACGTGTGTGCTGGGTTGGTGATGGAAACAATATGTGCCAATCATATATGAATGCGGCAAAATTACTCGACTTCCAACTCACTATTGCCTGCCCGGTCGGTTACGAACCAGAGCAAGCCTTACTTTCCGCCACGGCTAGTCATGTAGAACTTTTTCAAGATGCTAAACTAGCCGCCCGTGACGCTGACCTTGTTGTCACCGATGTTTGGGCCAGCATGGGGCAAGAAGAAGAGCAAAAAGTACGCGAGCAAGCCTTCAAAGAGTATCAAGTTAATTCAGCACTGATGTCTGTTGCCAAGCCTGATGCTTTATTTATGCATTGTTTACCTGCTCACCGTGGCGAAGAGGTTAGCCCAGAAGTGCTTGACGGAAAACAAAGTGTTGTTTGGGACGAAGCTGAAAATCGCTTGCATGCTCAAAAAGCACTACTAGAATTTTTAATGGAATAA
- a CDS encoding aspartate aminotransferase family protein codes for MHHHIMPTYASMPVRFLKGEGAWLWDENGNKYLDALSGIAVCGLGHAHPEVASAISDQAHTLMHTSNLYYIDKQEKLADKLCELTGMNDVFFANSGAEANEAAIKIARRFAHSKNIQNPIIVTMDKSFHGRTLATLTATGNLAIKEGFSPLPEGFYHAPYNDINALDTLSKQLPNIVAVLVEPIQGESGVNIPSADYLNKLSDLCEKNDWLLMLDEVQTGVGRTGSFLASQQNGIQADVVTMAKALGNGVPIGACLTSKKATGLLTAGSHGSTFGGNPLACAAALKVIEIVERDQLASRATQLGTQMAEAFKLNLKHCEHVVEIRQKGLMIGIELSTPCLDLVNKALEKKLLINVAAGNTVRLLPPLTISDDEAAQITTLVSDLIIAH; via the coding sequence ATGCACCACCATATTATGCCAACTTACGCTTCAATGCCGGTTCGCTTTCTCAAAGGCGAAGGAGCTTGGCTGTGGGACGAAAACGGCAATAAATACCTTGATGCTCTATCAGGCATTGCTGTTTGTGGTTTAGGTCATGCTCACCCAGAAGTCGCTAGTGCCATCAGTGATCAAGCCCATACGCTAATGCACACCTCGAACCTTTATTATATTGATAAACAAGAAAAACTGGCTGACAAGCTTTGCGAGCTCACTGGCATGAATGATGTTTTTTTTGCTAATTCAGGTGCAGAAGCTAATGAAGCCGCTATTAAAATAGCCCGTCGCTTTGCTCACAGCAAAAATATCCAAAACCCTATTATCGTTACTATGGATAAAAGCTTTCACGGCCGTACATTAGCGACCCTAACAGCAACTGGTAATTTGGCAATAAAAGAGGGCTTCTCGCCGCTTCCAGAGGGCTTTTATCATGCCCCATACAACGACATCAACGCTCTCGACACGCTTTCAAAACAGTTGCCCAATATCGTCGCTGTGCTTGTTGAACCCATCCAAGGTGAAAGTGGGGTTAACATTCCTAGCGCAGACTACCTTAATAAATTAAGTGACTTGTGCGAAAAGAATGACTGGCTACTTATGCTGGATGAAGTGCAAACTGGTGTTGGCCGCACCGGCAGCTTCTTAGCCAGCCAACAAAATGGCATCCAAGCCGACGTTGTTACAATGGCCAAGGCCTTAGGAAATGGCGTACCTATTGGTGCGTGCCTGACGTCTAAAAAAGCCACCGGCTTGCTCACTGCTGGCAGCCATGGCTCAACATTTGGTGGCAACCCACTCGCCTGCGCTGCTGCTTTAAAAGTTATTGAAATTGTAGAACGTGATCAACTCGCCAGCCGCGCCACCCAGCTAGGCACTCAAATGGCTGAAGCATTTAAGTTAAACCTAAAACACTGCGAGCACGTTGTAGAGATTAGGCAAAAAGGGCTAATGATTGGCATTGAGCTATCAACCCCCTGTTTGGACTTGGTCAATAAAGCGCTTGAAAAGAAGTTACTCATTAATGTAGCCGCCGGCAATACGGTGCGATTACTGCCGCCGCTCACTATTAGCGATGATGAAGCCGCACAAATAACCACATTGGTTAGCGACTTGATTATTGCCCACTAA
- a CDS encoding hydantoinase B/oxoprolinase family protein: MDAIELSIFSSRIESICDEMGAVLQRAAFSPNIKDRLDFSCAIFDAQGQLCAQAAHIPVHLGSMAYAMQDIVEQVDWQPGDMLALNDPYLGGTHLPDVTLVCPVYMNGKRVGFVANRAHHADIGAETPGSMPLATHLDEEGLVISPTKIMRGNQVSAEFEQIKQALRHTIESTGDFNAQISANQRGAQRLLSVVEDMGAEKYERALTHLNEYGDRLMLQLLRRIPVGVYHFEDVMDDDGLGAKDIKIKLSLTINNSEVIANFAGTASQVTGNINCPLSVVAAAVYYVFRCLMPVNTPACFGVYRRIKIIAEHGSLINAIKPAAVAAGNVETSTRLVDVVIGALAQAVPEELPAASHGSMNNVAMGAKTEGVSWNYYETIGGGMGGGALFDGLSAVQTHMTNTLNTPIESLEMHYPLRVKRYQVRSGSGGEGKTKGGDGLIREIEFLKPAHITLLTERRRHKPWGVLGGQAGKCGENWLNETRLAAKVSVDVSVGDCLAIKTPGGGGYGV; encoded by the coding sequence ATGGATGCCATTGAGTTAAGTATCTTTTCAAGTCGAATTGAGTCTATTTGCGATGAAATGGGGGCCGTTTTACAGAGGGCAGCCTTTTCGCCAAACATAAAAGATCGTTTGGATTTTTCATGCGCTATTTTTGATGCGCAAGGTCAATTGTGTGCGCAAGCTGCCCATATTCCCGTTCATTTAGGCAGTATGGCGTACGCAATGCAAGATATTGTTGAGCAGGTAGATTGGCAACCTGGCGATATGCTGGCGCTTAATGACCCTTACTTAGGTGGAACGCATTTGCCTGACGTGACGCTGGTATGCCCTGTATATATGAATGGGAAGCGAGTTGGTTTTGTTGCTAATCGTGCACATCATGCCGATATAGGTGCCGAGACGCCAGGTTCTATGCCATTGGCAACGCATTTAGATGAAGAGGGGCTGGTTATTTCACCGACAAAGATCATGCGAGGTAACCAAGTATCTGCGGAGTTTGAACAAATAAAGCAGGCATTACGTCATACGATTGAATCCACTGGAGACTTTAATGCGCAAATCAGTGCAAACCAGCGAGGGGCGCAAAGATTATTGTCTGTTGTGGAGGACATGGGTGCTGAGAAATATGAGCGGGCATTAACACACCTTAATGAGTATGGTGATCGTTTGATGTTGCAATTATTACGGCGTATTCCAGTCGGAGTTTATCATTTTGAGGATGTCATGGATGATGATGGTCTAGGTGCTAAAGATATCAAGATCAAACTCAGTTTAACAATCAATAACAGCGAGGTTATTGCTAACTTTGCGGGTACAGCCAGCCAGGTGACAGGTAATATCAATTGTCCTTTATCAGTAGTGGCGGCGGCTGTTTACTACGTCTTCAGATGCTTAATGCCAGTTAATACTCCGGCGTGCTTTGGTGTTTATCGTCGAATTAAAATAATAGCGGAACACGGTTCGTTGATTAATGCGATAAAGCCTGCTGCCGTGGCAGCTGGGAATGTGGAAACCAGCACGCGATTGGTGGATGTGGTGATCGGCGCGTTAGCGCAGGCTGTTCCAGAAGAGCTTCCGGCCGCTAGCCACGGCAGCATGAATAATGTGGCAATGGGCGCTAAAACTGAGGGTGTTAGTTGGAATTACTATGAAACGATTGGTGGTGGAATGGGCGGGGGCGCCCTGTTTGATGGTTTGTCAGCGGTGCAAACACACATGACCAATACCCTAAACACGCCTATTGAGTCTTTAGAGATGCATTACCCTCTTAGGGTTAAGCGTTATCAGGTCCGCAGTGGGTCGGGTGGAGAAGGAAAAACTAAAGGTGGCGATGGGTTGATTAGAGAAATAGAGTTCTTGAAACCGGCGCATATTACTTTGTTAACAGAACGAAGGAGGCATAAACCATGGGGGGTATTAGGTGGGCAGGCAGGAAAGTGTGGTGAAAACTGGCTAAATGAAACGCGTTTAGCCGCAAAAGTTAGCGTGGATGTTAGTGTGGGTGACTGCTTGGCAATTAAAACACCGGGCGGTGGAGGCTATGGAGTTTAG
- the grxD gene encoding Grx4 family monothiol glutaredoxin, whose translation MSVNERIEDQLKNHAVLLYMKGTPYFPQCGFSSKAVQILQACEVEFAYVNIFDDDEIREGLKEYSSWPTFPQLYVNGELVGGADIMIEMFESGELKTMLDKIKAA comes from the coding sequence ATGTCTGTAAATGAACGAATAGAAGATCAACTAAAAAATCACGCCGTTTTATTGTATATGAAAGGCACGCCGTATTTTCCGCAGTGTGGCTTTTCGAGTAAGGCGGTGCAAATTTTACAAGCATGTGAAGTCGAATTTGCTTACGTTAATATTTTTGATGATGACGAAATACGCGAAGGCCTGAAAGAATATTCAAGCTGGCCAACATTCCCTCAGCTTTATGTGAACGGCGAATTAGTCGGAGGTGCTGATATTATGATTGAAATGTTTGAAAGCGGAGAGCTGAAAACTATGCTGGATAAAATTAAGGCTGCTTAG
- the rnt gene encoding ribonuclease T — translation MLNSDVNTMANRFRSYLPVIVDLETAGFNATTDALLEMAVVIPAMDESGQLIIESSHREHIIPFEGANLDPAALKFNGIDPYHPFRLAIDEKEALRKLFAPVRAAVKAQQCTRAILVGHNPAFDIGFMNAAVERTQIKRNPFHPFSTFDTATLGGLAYGQTVLAKAAKAAGMDWDSEQAHSALYDAEQTAILFCKIVNQWDAFAKQP, via the coding sequence ATGCTAAATTCTGATGTAAACACGATGGCCAATCGTTTTCGTAGTTATCTACCAGTCATCGTTGACCTTGAAACCGCCGGGTTTAATGCCACAACAGATGCTTTGCTTGAAATGGCAGTTGTCATTCCCGCTATGGACGAATCGGGGCAGCTTATTATTGAATCATCTCATCGTGAGCACATCATCCCCTTTGAAGGCGCTAACCTTGACCCTGCTGCATTAAAGTTCAACGGTATTGACCCGTATCACCCTTTCCGCCTAGCAATTGATGAAAAAGAAGCTCTTAGGAAGTTATTTGCCCCCGTAAGGGCAGCTGTAAAAGCACAACAATGCACCCGTGCTATTTTGGTTGGGCACAACCCTGCTTTTGATATTGGTTTTATGAATGCCGCGGTAGAACGCACACAAATCAAACGAAATCCTTTTCACCCTTTTAGCACATTTGATACGGCTACTTTAGGTGGGCTCGCATACGGCCAAACGGTATTAGCTAAGGCCGCCAAAGCCGCTGGCATGGACTGGGATAGTGAGCAAGCCCACTCGGCGCTATATGACGCCGAGCAAACCGCTATTTTATTTTGTAAGATCGTTAATCAATGGGATGCCTTTGCTAAGCAGCCTTAA